One genomic window of Vibrio mangrovi includes the following:
- a CDS encoding DHA2 family efflux MFS transporter permease subunit — MTTQTYDVTDDTSKRGLITLSVMLATIMQALDTTIANVALPHMQGAMSATQDQISWVLTSYIVASAIAMPLTGFVSSRIGRKQLFLYSVVGFTVTSALCGAAQSLEQMIIFRLLQGIFGASLVPLSQSVLLDTYPPKQHGSAMAMWGIGVMVGPILGPSLGGWLTEYYNWRWVFYINVPFGVLAWLGIASSVKETRLDPSRRFDIFGFSLLGICIGCLQLFLDRGESQNWFASMEIIIEASLSALTLYMFIVHMFTSKMPFLDPHMFRDRNFVVGLLFAFMMGVILLATLALLPPYLQNLMGYPVLDVGLLLSPRGFGTMVGMMIVGKLSGKVDLRYLIGIGLVLMTFALWEMTQFSVDITNWNIIQTGIVQGFGLGLVFVPLSTLTFSTLSPHYRNEGTSLYNLIRSIGSSIGISMVVTYLAHRVQINHAAFSTFITPFNRALQDAISQGTYNIQSTTGLVTLNREVTIQASMLGYLQDFRFMMFVCIAMFPLLLLLRKPEY, encoded by the coding sequence ATGACAACACAGACTTATGATGTGACAGATGATACGTCCAAACGTGGACTCATCACCCTCTCGGTCATGCTGGCAACGATTATGCAGGCACTGGATACCACCATTGCCAATGTTGCTCTTCCACATATGCAGGGAGCGATGAGTGCGACTCAGGATCAGATATCCTGGGTTCTGACCTCTTACATTGTTGCCTCTGCCATTGCCATGCCTCTTACCGGCTTTGTATCGTCCCGTATCGGCAGAAAGCAGCTGTTCTTATATTCCGTGGTCGGTTTTACGGTGACATCCGCTTTATGCGGGGCCGCACAGTCACTGGAGCAAATGATCATCTTTCGTTTGCTACAGGGTATCTTTGGTGCCAGTCTGGTTCCCTTATCTCAGTCCGTCCTGCTGGATACTTATCCACCGAAACAGCACGGTTCAGCGATGGCAATGTGGGGAATCGGCGTGATGGTCGGGCCTATTCTCGGCCCTTCCCTCGGGGGCTGGCTGACCGAATACTACAACTGGCGCTGGGTATTCTACATCAATGTTCCCTTCGGGGTACTTGCCTGGCTGGGAATAGCCTCTTCTGTAAAGGAGACCAGACTCGACCCTTCCCGACGTTTTGATATCTTCGGTTTTTCTCTGCTTGGAATCTGTATCGGTTGTCTGCAACTGTTTTTAGACCGTGGCGAATCACAAAACTGGTTTGCCAGCATGGAGATCATCATCGAAGCATCTTTATCGGCACTGACACTCTACATGTTCATTGTCCATATGTTTACGTCAAAGATGCCTTTCCTGGACCCGCATATGTTTCGGGATCGCAACTTTGTCGTCGGGCTGCTTTTTGCGTTTATGATGGGCGTCATTCTGCTTGCTACTCTGGCTTTGCTGCCTCCGTATCTGCAAAATCTGATGGGTTATCCGGTACTGGATGTCGGTCTGCTTCTGAGTCCACGGGGATTCGGTACCATGGTTGGCATGATGATCGTCGGAAAGCTATCCGGTAAAGTTGATTTGCGCTATCTGATCGGTATCGGTCTGGTTCTGATGACTTTTGCACTATGGGAGATGACACAATTTTCAGTCGATATTACCAACTGGAATATTATTCAGACCGGCATTGTGCAGGGATTCGGGTTAGGACTGGTATTTGTCCCATTATCGACACTGACATTCTCGACACTGTCCCCACATTACCGGAATGAAGGAACTTCACTATATAACCTCATCCGTAGTATTGGCAGTAGTATCGGTATTTCGATGGTGGTCACTTATCTGGCGCACCGGGTACAGATCAACCATGCGGCGTTCTCAACCTTCATTACACCATTTAACCGGGCACTGCAGGATGCCATCAGTCAGGGAACCTATAACATTCAGTCCACGACCGGATTGGTGACACTCAACCGGGAAGTAACCATACAGGCTTCCATGCTGGGATACCTGCAGGATTTCCGTTTCATGATGTTCGTCTGTATCGCGATGTTTCCGCTCCTGTTACTACTACGGAAGCCGGAATACTAA
- a CDS encoding glycosyltransferase family 9 protein: MSKGLISKLQLFRDDFRFWLGKILFDVHKKEFDHNGIKVFLFIRNDSKYGDSIISSFALKAIKENIPNSVVKVISSHNTREFYQKMDFVDEVYSLNKRPSYSEIIKLVREVGKVDIAINAQDIMKMKDLFLLRKISAEANAGILSDVKMYNLLLKNDGHYVERFNSLLSSFNISEYDKSYIVPLSSSCRERISHQFKNRKVVFFNPFGSNKSKSMNEETICKMIPKLASHGLSVFLSSSPNTSDLVGRICAKFDNNVFYDEKCASIDDVATHISLSDFVVSVDTATVHIATGLKKKTLAIYHPDMSSYTRWHPNNPQSRTLFSKELHNVNVFDEEELQHLLSMTID; encoded by the coding sequence ATGAGTAAAGGCTTGATATCAAAGTTACAGTTGTTTAGAGATGATTTTAGATTCTGGTTGGGGAAAATACTTTTCGATGTTCACAAAAAAGAATTCGATCATAACGGAATAAAGGTTTTCCTATTTATCCGGAATGACTCTAAATATGGAGATTCGATCATATCATCATTTGCGCTCAAAGCCATCAAAGAAAATATACCAAACTCAGTAGTTAAAGTTATCTCATCACATAATACACGTGAATTTTATCAGAAAATGGATTTTGTCGATGAAGTCTATTCTTTAAATAAACGGCCTTCATATTCTGAAATAATCAAACTAGTCAGAGAAGTAGGAAAAGTTGATATTGCGATTAATGCTCAAGATATAATGAAGATGAAAGATCTATTTCTTCTGAGAAAAATATCTGCTGAAGCTAATGCCGGCATATTATCTGATGTAAAAATGTACAACCTTCTCCTCAAAAATGATGGGCACTATGTTGAAAGATTTAATAGCCTGCTATCATCATTTAATATATCAGAATATGATAAATCATATATTGTTCCACTATCATCGAGTTGTCGGGAAAGAATAAGTCATCAATTCAAAAATAGGAAAGTTGTTTTTTTCAACCCATTTGGCAGTAATAAGTCAAAGAGTATGAATGAGGAAACCATTTGTAAAATGATTCCCAAATTAGCTAGTCATGGACTCTCTGTATTTTTATCTTCATCACCTAACACATCTGATTTAGTGGGCAGAATATGTGCTAAATTTGATAATAATGTTTTTTATGACGAAAAATGTGCGTCAATTGATGATGTAGCAACACATATTAGTCTGAGCGACTTTGTTGTTTCTGTAGATACGGCAACTGTTCACATTGCTACCGGGTTGAAAAAGAAAACACTTGCCATATATCACCCCGACATGTCATCTTACACAAGATGGCATCCGAACAATCCTCAATCTCGTACTTTATTTTCCAAAGAATTACACAATGTAAATGTATTTGATGAGGAAGAACTACAACATTTATTGTCTATGACAATAGATTAA
- a CDS encoding ABC transporter ATP-binding protein yields MQLFQHLGWFFRRYWFTYSLALLMLFTVAMINMAIPWFIGQAIDRLLETREMAQVEYYLLGLLLASITVYLLRYGWRRMLFGTSYKLGNILRRRFYQRLTRQGQAFYNSHSTGDLMARATNDIDAVEVAAGEGILSGFDGLLTFILVLIMMFVFIDWRLAALAILPFPFMGIGFYHLSSRIHHQFKETLDRFSSLNEQTQQAMTGIRMIKSMGRESIEAGQFDQIAEQAANSTYKVQRSEAMFSPIIHMSLGSALLIVLLAGGWQIHEGHLTVGQLTSFTMYLSELIWPMYAFGWLMNILQRGNAAIERLDELLNLEDTIEDKGQASPEGYSITVDQLTFRYPETSHPNLKDISFHLGENRVFGIAGATGAGKSTLLQLLMRYWESDETAIQISAASIQQIPLAQLRSLYAYVPQDAFLFSTSIMENIRMGRPAATDEDVYQAARLAAIHDDIRQFPDGYQTMVGERGVTLSGGQRQRISIARALISNAPILILDDALSAVDIQTEKVIIGHLRQRQAQTLIIVSHRLSAIEHADEIIVMSHGEIIERGHHHQLISGDGWYSRMAAYQQMEQAMENAS; encoded by the coding sequence ATGCAATTATTTCAACATCTGGGGTGGTTCTTCCGCCGCTATTGGTTTACTTATTCGCTTGCGCTGTTAATGCTTTTTACCGTTGCCATGATCAATATGGCAATCCCATGGTTTATCGGTCAGGCGATTGACCGCTTACTTGAAACCCGCGAAATGGCTCAGGTGGAATACTACCTGCTCGGATTATTACTCGCCAGTATTACTGTATACCTCTTACGCTACGGCTGGCGGCGTATGCTGTTTGGTACATCATATAAACTCGGAAATATTCTGCGTCGGCGCTTTTATCAACGCCTGACCCGTCAGGGACAGGCCTTCTATAACAGCCACTCGACCGGAGATCTGATGGCTCGGGCCACCAATGACATCGATGCGGTTGAAGTCGCCGCAGGCGAAGGTATTTTATCCGGTTTTGACGGGCTGCTGACCTTTATTCTGGTCCTGATCATGATGTTTGTTTTCATCGACTGGCGGCTGGCAGCTCTGGCGATTCTGCCGTTTCCATTTATGGGTATCGGGTTCTACCACTTGTCCAGCCGAATTCATCATCAGTTTAAAGAAACGCTGGATCGGTTCTCATCCCTGAATGAGCAAACCCAGCAGGCAATGACCGGTATCCGGATGATCAAATCGATGGGACGTGAATCCATTGAAGCCGGACAATTCGACCAAATAGCAGAACAGGCAGCCAACAGCACTTATAAAGTGCAGCGCTCGGAAGCAATGTTCAGTCCTATTATCCATATGAGCCTGGGCTCTGCTCTGCTCATCGTTCTGTTGGCCGGTGGCTGGCAAATCCATGAAGGTCACTTAACCGTTGGTCAGTTAACCAGCTTCACCATGTACCTGTCGGAACTCATCTGGCCGATGTACGCTTTTGGCTGGCTAATGAATATCTTACAGCGTGGTAATGCCGCGATTGAACGTTTAGATGAATTACTCAATCTGGAAGATACAATCGAAGACAAAGGTCAGGCATCTCCTGAAGGCTACAGTATTACCGTCGATCAACTCACATTCCGCTATCCGGAGACCAGTCATCCAAACCTGAAGGATATCTCATTTCATCTGGGAGAAAATCGTGTATTTGGTATTGCCGGAGCCACAGGAGCAGGAAAATCAACACTTCTGCAATTACTGATGCGCTACTGGGAGTCTGACGAAACAGCCATTCAGATATCAGCGGCATCCATCCAGCAGATTCCGCTGGCACAGCTCCGTTCCCTCTATGCCTACGTTCCTCAGGATGCATTTCTATTCAGTACCAGTATTATGGAAAACATTCGTATGGGCCGCCCTGCTGCAACTGATGAGGATGTCTATCAGGCTGCCCGACTCGCTGCAATTCATGATGACATCCGGCAGTTTCCCGATGGTTATCAGACCATGGTCGGAGAACGGGGTGTCACTTTGTCCGGCGGACAACGCCAACGTATTTCAATCGCCCGGGCGTTGATCAGTAATGCACCAATCCTGATTCTGGATGATGCACTTTCCGCAGTTGATATCCAAACGGAAAAAGTCATTATCGGACACCTGCGACAACGGCAGGCTCAAACCTTAATCATTGTCAGTCACCGACTATCGGCTATTGAACATGCCGATGAAATTATTGTGATGTCTCACGGTGAAATCATTGAAAGAGGCCACCATCATCAATTGATCTCAGGAGATGGCTGGTATTCACGTATGGCCGCTTATCAACAGATGGAACAGGCAATGGAGAATGCGTCCTGA
- a CDS encoding DUF134 domain-containing protein: MGRNKIPRIICGKPADSCFKPNGIPMSQLENIDLAPDEFEALRLVDLQGMLQQDAAVEMGVSRQTLANLVKAARFKVVDCLVNGKALMMLHHAE, from the coding sequence ATGGGCCGTAACAAAATTCCCCGGATTATCTGTGGTAAACCTGCTGATAGTTGTTTCAAACCGAATGGAATTCCTATGAGTCAGCTTGAGAATATTGATTTGGCACCGGATGAATTTGAAGCACTCCGTTTGGTTGATTTACAGGGAATGCTTCAGCAGGACGCAGCGGTAGAAATGGGAGTTTCCCGTCAGACACTGGCCAATCTGGTCAAAGCAGCCCGTTTTAAAGTTGTCGACTGTTTAGTCAATGGTAAGGCATTGATGATGCTACACCACGCAGAATAA
- a CDS encoding TrkH family potassium uptake protein codes for MALWHPSTSPVTRKPQAARKIAAAPPVVLCASFLLLILLGTCLLKLPLATEAPISWAHSLFTATSAVTVTGLSVVDTGTEFTRFGQVIIALLIQFGGLGLMTFAVVTLIALGGKINFLQRTVIREAFNQTDASTLASTAKSVLYFSLLVESIGMIILSLYWWPELGWQTSLFHGFFYTISAFNNAGFALDSRNLMPYVADPVVNLTITGLFITGGLGFSVWRDLLRHRRWSLLTPYSKLMISGTILINAVAVILIYCIEYDNPNTLAPLSQEGKWLASWFQAVTPRTAGFNTLAIDQLKDATTSVMLVLMFIGGGSMSTASGIKVVTFIVLILATYGYLRRDAAIHVFQREIPKETINKALALTVISIGVTWIAIFGLLLSENAPMVDIIFEAVSALGTVGLSRGLTASLSESGEVIIMLMMFIGRLGPLTMAYFLASPRTHRLRYPETKLAIG; via the coding sequence ATGGCTTTGTGGCATCCTTCGACTTCACCTGTCACACGAAAACCCCAAGCAGCCCGGAAGATTGCGGCAGCACCACCGGTTGTCCTGTGTGCCAGTTTTCTTTTGCTGATTTTGTTAGGCACCTGTTTGCTAAAATTGCCTCTGGCGACTGAAGCTCCGATAAGCTGGGCTCATAGTCTGTTTACTGCTACATCGGCAGTGACGGTCACTGGATTATCGGTTGTAGATACCGGAACAGAGTTTACACGCTTTGGGCAGGTCATCATTGCATTACTTATCCAGTTTGGTGGACTGGGCCTGATGACGTTCGCTGTGGTGACGTTGATTGCATTGGGCGGTAAAATCAATTTCCTACAGCGGACCGTCATCAGAGAAGCATTCAATCAGACTGATGCTTCAACACTGGCTTCCACAGCAAAATCGGTTTTGTATTTTTCACTGCTCGTTGAATCGATCGGTATGATTATTCTGTCCCTCTACTGGTGGCCGGAACTGGGCTGGCAAACCAGTTTGTTTCATGGTTTCTTCTATACCATCAGTGCGTTCAACAATGCAGGATTTGCTCTTGATAGTCGTAATCTGATGCCTTACGTTGCGGATCCGGTGGTGAATCTGACGATTACCGGGTTGTTTATTACCGGAGGACTGGGTTTTTCTGTCTGGCGGGATTTACTGCGCCACCGGCGCTGGTCTCTGTTGACACCCTATAGCAAGCTCATGATTTCCGGTACGATTCTCATTAATGCCGTTGCAGTTATCCTGATTTATTGTATTGAATACGATAATCCGAATACGCTGGCACCGCTGAGTCAGGAAGGGAAGTGGCTGGCGTCATGGTTTCAGGCTGTCACTCCGAGAACGGCCGGCTTTAATACACTGGCGATTGATCAGCTCAAAGATGCTACGACTTCCGTGATGCTGGTTCTGATGTTTATTGGCGGTGGTTCGATGAGTACAGCCAGTGGTATCAAAGTGGTGACATTTATTGTGCTGATTCTGGCAACCTATGGGTATCTGCGGCGTGATGCTGCCATTCATGTGTTTCAACGGGAAATTCCGAAAGAAACGATCAATAAAGCGCTGGCACTTACGGTCATTTCTATCGGCGTTACCTGGATTGCAATTTTCGGCTTACTACTCAGTGAAAATGCACCGATGGTTGATATTATTTTTGAAGCGGTTTCTGCGCTGGGAACGGTTGGACTTTCCCGGGGGCTGACCGCGTCATTATCGGAATCCGGTGAAGTGATTATTATGCTGATGATGTTTATCGGACGGCTGGGACCATTGACAATGGCGTATTTTCTTGCCAGTCCCAGAACACACCGCTTACGTTACCCGGAAACCAAACTGGCTATTGGTTAA
- a CDS encoding FAD:protein FMN transferase: MFTQRTLLNCFRGVVTLSFLVTVAACSRTPEIKRLEGYAQGTTYHISWWSQSGVTTDEIRPQFDQLLADIDKEFSTYRDDSYISEFNHSTSTQWQSASDDFLQLLDIAKTINQKTQGCYDPTIGPLFNLWGFRKGEFQVPDSQQIAVVKAELGLDKIQVDKQGKRIRKTLPQVQVDFSSMGEGYTIGKLSSVLESHGIVNYLVEFGGDMKIRGHKPDGAKWRIAIERPVPKNGDIEPYKIVTIQEEQGITLDTSGTYRRSFDANGRSYSHILDPRTGASVTHDLVSASVFGQIPAESDAWATAMLCLGPEAGYQMAQQENLEVFFIRSDNGQLIDRKSAALENSKRVQFNQQ, translated from the coding sequence ATGTTTACCCAAAGAACTTTGCTGAACTGTTTTCGTGGTGTTGTAACTCTGTCTTTTCTGGTCACTGTAGCCGCATGTAGCCGGACTCCTGAGATAAAAAGACTGGAAGGTTATGCTCAGGGAACGACTTATCATATTAGCTGGTGGTCTCAGTCTGGCGTGACAACAGATGAAATCCGTCCTCAGTTTGATCAGCTACTGGCTGACATCGACAAGGAATTCTCGACTTACCGGGACGATTCTTATATATCGGAATTCAACCATAGTACTTCAACGCAGTGGCAATCTGCATCGGATGATTTTCTGCAACTGCTCGATATCGCCAAGACGATTAATCAAAAAACTCAGGGTTGTTACGATCCGACGATCGGACCGCTGTTTAATTTGTGGGGTTTCAGAAAAGGGGAGTTTCAGGTGCCGGACAGTCAGCAAATCGCTGTGGTGAAAGCTGAACTGGGACTGGATAAAATCCAGGTTGATAAACAGGGAAAACGGATTCGTAAAACACTTCCTCAGGTGCAGGTGGATTTCTCTTCTATGGGAGAAGGTTATACGATAGGAAAGCTCAGCTCCGTACTTGAATCTCATGGCATTGTGAACTATCTGGTTGAATTTGGCGGAGATATGAAAATCAGAGGGCATAAACCCGATGGGGCGAAATGGCGGATTGCAATTGAACGTCCTGTTCCAAAGAACGGGGATATTGAGCCATATAAGATTGTAACGATTCAGGAGGAGCAGGGAATCACACTGGATACGTCAGGGACTTATCGTCGTTCCTTTGATGCGAATGGCCGGTCGTATTCACATATTCTTGATCCCCGGACCGGGGCATCCGTGACGCATGATTTGGTGTCTGCTTCTGTATTCGGCCAAATCCCGGCAGAAAGTGATGCGTGGGCTACCGCGATGTTATGTCTTGGACCGGAAGCCGGTTATCAGATGGCTCAACAGGAAAATCTGGAAGTGTTCTTTATTCGTTCGGACAACGGCCAGCTGATTGACCGGAAAAGTGCAGCCCTGGAAAATTCTAAACGGGTTCAGTTTAACCAACAGTGA
- a CDS encoding ABC transporter ATP-binding protein, which translates to MSNEKQKMHEKNSGSLRLLMSYVFADKTLFIKTLILVVIATGFDVLGPMLSKVFIDDFIVPDHYPFWPIIGIISLFILSTLLGTYLKYQQTLRFLDMALNAVLDIRKRVFKHVLTLPMSYFDYARTGQLVSRITNDTESIKDIYVQFLSNVLANMILLAGILTAMAILDLQLMLVALLLIPTVVALIYLYQRFSVKVVTESRRLRSDINATINESISGMAVIQATNQQQAKLSQFDQINGHYYDTRLRTITISSLLLRPAINLLSILVLGGVVWFFGLKVVQGVAEIGVLYAYLNYLGRFSEPLIEITQRFSLYQQAIVAGNRVYELLQEPSAQTEKGKYSHIDSGRLTIKNLNFAYQSNHPVLQDINVEVNSGQFFAVVGHTGSGKSTLLSLLLNFYQPQSGSICIDDHTLDDFSHDTLRQGVGFIPQDPFILATTIFDNIDMGRNLSEEAVHRAARQAHLHDVIIDMSDGYQTQLGEGGLRLSTGQRQQLIIARALAGSPKVLLLDEATANVDSETEQVVQRALNDLQGKVTLIVVAHRLSTIHHADQILVLDQGHLVEQGNHHHLMTIPKGRYRAMYELQQQEQKVAQAAM; encoded by the coding sequence ATGAGCAACGAGAAACAAAAGATGCATGAGAAAAATTCCGGTTCATTACGCCTGCTGATGAGCTATGTTTTTGCAGATAAAACCTTATTTATCAAAACACTGATACTGGTAGTAATCGCCACCGGGTTTGATGTACTGGGCCCGATGCTGAGTAAAGTCTTTATCGATGACTTCATTGTCCCGGATCATTATCCGTTCTGGCCGATCATTGGCATTATAAGTCTGTTTATTCTATCAACACTGCTAGGGACCTATCTTAAGTATCAGCAAACCCTGCGGTTTCTGGATATGGCGTTAAATGCTGTCCTAGATATCCGCAAACGGGTCTTTAAGCATGTGCTGACCTTACCGATGTCCTACTTCGATTACGCCCGTACCGGGCAACTGGTCAGCCGGATTACCAATGACACAGAGTCAATCAAAGACATTTACGTTCAGTTTCTGTCAAATGTGCTGGCCAATATGATTCTGCTGGCGGGAATTCTGACTGCAATGGCGATTTTAGACCTTCAGCTCATGCTGGTCGCCCTGCTCCTGATTCCCACAGTCGTGGCTCTCATTTACCTATATCAGCGTTTCAGTGTCAAAGTTGTCACAGAAAGTCGTCGTCTGCGCTCAGATATTAATGCAACCATTAACGAATCGATCAGTGGTATGGCTGTCATTCAGGCGACAAATCAACAACAGGCGAAACTTTCCCAGTTTGACCAAATCAATGGTCATTACTATGACACCCGTCTGAGAACGATCACGATTTCGTCTCTGCTGCTACGTCCGGCCATCAACTTATTAAGCATTCTCGTATTAGGTGGCGTTGTGTGGTTTTTTGGTCTGAAAGTGGTTCAGGGTGTTGCTGAAATCGGGGTCTTATATGCTTACCTGAATTATCTGGGCCGGTTTTCCGAACCTCTGATTGAAATCACTCAGCGCTTTAGCCTGTACCAGCAGGCGATTGTGGCCGGTAACCGGGTCTATGAATTACTTCAGGAACCCTCAGCACAGACAGAAAAAGGGAAATATTCCCATATTGATTCCGGTCGGCTGACGATCAAAAACCTGAATTTTGCTTACCAGAGCAACCATCCGGTTTTGCAGGATATCAACGTCGAAGTGAATTCCGGACAATTCTTTGCGGTCGTCGGACACACCGGCAGTGGTAAAAGTACCTTATTGAGCTTGTTGCTGAACTTCTATCAACCCCAGTCAGGCAGCATCTGTATTGATGATCATACTCTGGATGATTTTAGTCATGACACTTTACGTCAGGGTGTCGGTTTTATTCCACAGGATCCCTTTATTCTCGCTACGACCATTTTTGATAACATCGATATGGGACGGAATCTCAGTGAGGAAGCCGTACACCGGGCAGCCCGGCAGGCCCATCTTCATGATGTGATCATCGATATGAGTGACGGTTATCAGACACAATTGGGTGAAGGTGGTTTACGCCTCTCAACAGGGCAACGCCAGCAGTTGATTATTGCCCGGGCGTTAGCCGGATCACCTAAAGTTCTGTTGCTTGACGAAGCAACAGCTAACGTCGACAGTGAGACTGAACAGGTCGTACAACGGGCACTGAACGATCTGCAAGGCAAAGTGACCCTGATTGTTGTCGCTCACAGACTGTCCACCATCCACCATGCCGATCAGATTCTGGTTCTTGATCAGGGGCATTTAGTCGAACAAGGCAATCACCATCACCTAATGACCATACCGAAAGGACGGTATCGCGCTATGTATGAGTTACAACAACAGGAACAGAAAGTGGCTCAGGCCGCAATGTAA
- a CDS encoding potassium channel family protein, whose amino-acid sequence MAHFTVIGLGRFGVAASLELIYLGHTVTGVDRDSKIAEQYVEDLTQSVICDATDEHSLRELDLAASDAVLVAIGEDLESSLLCILALKNLGVKEIWVKASSKAHHTIVSKLGVTRIIHPEEEMGIRIAQALNYPMVHNYLSIGHGLYVVDIQVKSALHNQPVSALLHDTQGVVDAILVKRGRQTFTQLSHDFVLQEHDTFLLCGSREALKLIAPRLV is encoded by the coding sequence ATGGCACATTTTACAGTGATAGGTTTAGGACGGTTTGGAGTTGCAGCGAGCCTGGAACTGATCTACCTGGGGCACACTGTTACCGGCGTGGACCGGGACTCGAAAATTGCCGAGCAGTATGTGGAAGACCTGACTCAGTCTGTGATATGCGATGCAACCGATGAACACTCTCTCAGAGAACTGGACCTGGCTGCGAGTGACGCGGTTCTGGTTGCGATTGGAGAAGATCTGGAATCCAGTTTGCTATGCATTCTGGCATTGAAAAATCTCGGAGTGAAAGAGATTTGGGTGAAAGCAAGTTCCAAAGCACATCATACAATCGTATCAAAACTGGGTGTTACACGGATTATTCATCCGGAAGAGGAAATGGGTATCCGGATAGCACAAGCACTGAATTATCCGATGGTGCATAACTATTTGTCGATCGGGCATGGTTTATATGTAGTGGATATTCAGGTGAAATCTGCGTTACATAATCAGCCGGTTTCGGCATTACTTCATGATACTCAAGGTGTTGTCGATGCAATTCTGGTAAAACGCGGGCGACAGACTTTCACTCAGTTATCCCATGATTTTGTATTGCAGGAACACGATACATTTTTGCTTTGTGGCTCCAGAGAAGCTTTAAAACTGATAGCACCAAGGCTGGTGTGA
- a CDS encoding NifB/NifX family molybdenum-iron cluster-binding protein yields MTVYRFDRVHLQIEPEPDQHSLQELFLMIIAIPMKEARIANHFTKADSFIFINESGKVLSQKENPALNTGCAGKSALLALLQSEQTARVIVRNIGQRMLGKLLENRFAVFQTHAGRQDIQSMIQADSGLIPLTNTEQGRLSVNYQTKQERGGCCEHNQHDNHDTVHHHGCRGNRCCEGLNHENHSHSRQRHGHGKGRCCH; encoded by the coding sequence ATGACAGTTTATCGTTTTGACCGGGTTCATTTGCAGATTGAGCCTGAGCCTGATCAACACTCACTACAGGAGCTATTTCTGATGATTATTGCTATTCCAATGAAAGAAGCACGCATTGCTAACCATTTTACCAAGGCAGACAGCTTTATCTTTATCAATGAGTCCGGTAAAGTTCTGTCGCAGAAAGAAAATCCCGCCCTGAATACCGGTTGTGCTGGAAAATCTGCACTGTTGGCTCTGCTACAAAGCGAACAGACAGCCCGGGTCATTGTCCGTAATATCGGTCAGAGAATGCTGGGAAAACTACTTGAAAACCGTTTTGCTGTCTTTCAGACCCACGCCGGTCGTCAGGATATTCAAAGTATGATTCAGGCTGATTCCGGATTGATTCCTCTGACCAATACAGAGCAGGGACGTCTATCGGTAAATTATCAAACGAAACAAGAACGGGGAGGCTGTTGTGAGCACAATCAGCATGACAACCATGATACCGTTCATCATCACGGTTGCCGGGGAAACCGTTGCTGTGAGGGCCTTAATCATGAAAACCATTCACATTCGCGGCAGCGACATGGTCATGGTAAAGGGCGTTGCTGCCACTAA